A single region of the Hylaeus volcanicus isolate JK05 chromosome 5, UHH_iyHylVolc1.0_haploid, whole genome shotgun sequence genome encodes:
- the LOC128877461 gene encoding multidrug resistance-associated protein 1 isoform X3, protein MENKTMDQFCGSKFWDEDLVWNTDDPDIPECFQKTILVWVPCAFLWVFSAIEVYYLINSKKKNVPYTWLFISKQILVVALIVLSMVDLENAISRSTSETVFSVDYCTPSIKIISFILAGILVVYNRKCGMQTSGLLFLFWFFLVLCGVVQYRSLLRLYINEGEASYSFVSYMIYYPLVVLLFLLNFLVDGEPKYSEYPRVERPCPEQKSSFPSKIFFSWFDSMAWQGFRKPLEATDLWSMNPEDSAGEIVPRFDKYWNKNTQKSNNVQSTKASFRKASGHVDFNSGRKKRVSSVLLPLCRAFGSTFIFGALLKFVQDIMTFASPQILRLLIRFIDERETMWKGYFYAVLLLVTAILQTLILSQYFHRMFLVGLRMRTALIAAIYRKALRMSNSARKESTLGEIVNLMSVDAQRFMDLTAYINMIWSAPLQIIIALYFLWDILGPAVLAGLAVLLILIPINILITNRVKTLQIRQMKHKDERVKLMSEILNGIKVLKLYAWEPSFEEKVLKIRMKEIKVLKEAAYLNSGTSFIWSFAPFLVSLVSFATYVLIDDNNHLDSTIAFVSLSLFNILRFPLSVLPMMIGNMVQGYVSIKRINKFMNAEELDPNNVQHDPSEPHTLLIENGTFAWDMEVDEKPVLKNINIQVEQGQLVAVVGTVGSGKSSLISAFLGEMDKISGRVNTKGSIAYVSQQAWIQNASLQDNVLFGKPLHKSLYNRVVDACALGPDLKILPAGDQTEIGEKGINLSGGQKQRVALARAVYNDSDVYFLDDPLSAVDSHVGKHIFENVIGSSGLLKKKTRILVTHGITYLPEVDNIIVLKDGEITEIGSYKQLLEKRGAFAEFLVQHLQEVHADDGSEADLNEIKQQLESTIGSNELQQKLARGKSRVSESHSESGSIPDRKSLNGSLKRQYSTDSQQSGNYLHSSSQKEMQLKPQKLTEKLIEVEKTETGSVKWQVYSHYFKSIGWFLSITTIIMNAVYQGFSIGSNAWLGLWSDDNLTDYSNNNTFDRAKQDMYLGVYGGLGLGQAMASFFCDLAPQLGCWLAARQMHIVMLRAVMRAPLTFFDTTPTGRIISRFAKDVDILDTSLPQQISDSVYCLFEVIATLLVISVTTPIFIAVIVPIGVIYYFVQRLYVASSRQLKRLESVSRSPIYSHFSESVSGAQIIRAFGVQKRFIHESESKVDFNQVCYYPSIIANRWLAVRLEMVGNLIIFFAAFFAVSSSNMVSGLVGLSVTYALQVTQTLNWLVRMTSDVETNIVAVERIKEYTETPQEAAWKNPNYTPPNEWPMQGLVEFKDYKVRYREGLELVLHGITFAVKGGEKVGIVGRTGAGKSSLTLGLFRIIEAAAGKIYIDDIDIAKLGLHDLRSRLTIIPQDPVLFSGTFRMNLDPFNNHTDDEVWRALEHAHLKSFVKNLPNGLLHEVTEGGDNLSIGQRQLICLARALLRKTKVLILDEATASVDLETDDLIQRTIRQEFKDCTVLTIAHRLNTILDTDRIIVLDKGLIVEFDSPEALLGNPSSVFYSIAKDAGLAT, encoded by the exons ATGGAGAATAAAACTATGGATCAATTTTGCGGTAGCAAATTTTGG GATGAAGATTTAGTATGGAATACGGATGATCCGGATATTCCAGAATGTTTTCAAAAGACTATACTAGTATGGGTACCCTGTGCATTTTTGTGGGTTTTCTCTGCGATAGAAGTTTATTATCttataaatagtaaaaaaaagaatgttccATATACAtggttatttatttcaaaacaaatactTGTAGTGGCTCTAATTGTACTTAGTATGGTTGACTTAGAAAATGCTATAAGTAGAAGTACTAGTGAAACCGTTTTTAGTGTTGACTATTGTACACcatctattaaaataatttctttt ATTCTAGCAGGTATATTAGTagtatataatagaaaatgtggAATGCAAACTTctggattattatttttattctggttttttcttgtattatgTGGAGTTGTTCAATACAGAAGTTTATTGAGGTTATACATCAACGAG GGAGAAGCATCATATTCCTTCGTATCATACATGATATATTACCCATTAGTGGTACTTTTATTCTTGTTGAACTTTTTAGTTGATGGAGAACCTAAGTATTCTGAATATCCAAgg gtAGAAAGACCATGTCCAGAGCAAAAATCTTCCTTtccttcaaaaatattttttagttggTTTGATTCAATGGCATGGCAAGGCTTTCGAAAACCTTTGGAAGCTACAGATTTATGGTCTATGAATCCAGAAGATTCAGCTGGTGAAATTGTACCaagattcgataaatattgGAATAAGAATACACAAAAAAGTAACAA TGTACAAAGCACTAAGGCATCATTTAGAAAGGCATCCGGTCATGTTGATTTTAATAGTGGACGTAAAAAAAGAGTATCATCAGTTTTACTACCTCTTTGTAGAGCCTTTGGTTCTACTTTTATATTTGGTGCTCTACTTAAATTTGTCCAAGATATTATGACTTTTGCTAGTCCACAAATACTGAG actacTTATTCGTTTTATCGATGAACGTGAGACAATGTGGAAAGGCTATTTCTATGCAGTTTTGCTCCTAGTTACAGCTATTcttcaaacattaattttatctcaGTACTTTCACCGCATGTTCTTAGTTGGTTTGCGTATGCGTACTGCATTAATAGCTGCAATTTATCGAAAGGCATTGAGAATGTCTAATTCTGCAAGAAAAGAATCAACACTTGGAGAAATAGTGAACTTAATGTCTGTGGATGCGCAGAGATTTATGGACTTAACAGCATACATAAATATGATTTGGTCTGCACCTCTGCAAATAATTATAGCCTTATATTTTTTGTGGGATATATTAGGACCAGCTGTACTTGCCGGTTTAGCTGTTCTACTTATTcttattccaataaatatattaattacaaatagaGTGAAAACACTGCAAATCAGACAAATGAAACACAAAGATGAGAGAGTTAAGTTAATGAGTGAAATTCTCAATggtataaaagtattaaaattatatgcatGGGAACCTTCGTTTGAAGAAAAAGTACTGAAAATACGTATGAAAGAAATCAAAGTATTAAAAGAAGCAGCATATCTTAATTCTGGAACAAGTTTCATCTGGTCTTTTGCTCCCTTTTTA gTATCCTTAGTATCCTTTGCAACATATGTACTTATAGACGACAACAATCATTTAGATAGCACAATTGCTTTTGTTTCACTCAGTCTTTTTAATATCTTGAGGTTTCCTCTTTCTGTATTACCTATGATGATTGGTAACATGGTTCAG GGCTATGTGTCTATAAAACGTATTAACAAATTCATGAATGCAGAAGAATTGGATCCTAATAATGTTCAGCACGACCCATCCGAGC CACACacattattaattgaaaatggaacTTTCGCGTGGGATATGGAAGTTGATGAAAAAccagtattaaaaaatatcaatatacaaGTAGAACAGGGTCAGTTGGTAGCTGTTGTTGGTACAGTAGGATCTGGTAAAAGTTCTCTTATATCAGCATTTCTTggagagatggacaaaataaGTGGTAGAGttaatacaaaa GGTTCCATTGCATATGTATCTCAACAGGCATGGATACAAAATGCGTCGTTGCAAGATAATGTTTTGTTTGGGAAACCGCTTCATAAAAGCTTGTATAATCGTGTAGTCGACGCATGTGCGTTGGGtccagatttaaaaatattgcctGCAGGTGATCAAACTGAAATTGGAGAAAAGGGTATAAATTTATCTGGTGGACAAAAGCAAAGAGTAGCATTAGCAAGAGCAGTATACAATGAttctgacgtttattttttggaTGATCCATTAAGTGCAGTAGACTCACACGTTGGAAAAcacatatttgaaaatgtgaTCGGCAGTAGTGGTCTACTTAAGAAGAAAACAAGAATACTTGTTACACACGGCATTACTTATTTACCAGAGGTTGATAATATCATTGTACTTAAAGACGGCGAAATAACAGAAATTGGAAGTTACAAACAACTTTTAGAGAAAAGAGGAGCCTTTGCTGAATTTTTAGTGCAACATCTTCAAGAAG tGCATGCTGATGATGGCTCTGAAgctgatttaaatgaaattaagcaACAATTGGAATCAACGATAGGATCAAATGAACTGCAACAGAAATTAGCAAGGGGTAAATCAAGAGTATCGGAAAGTCACAGTGAGTCTGGTTCTATACCTGACAGGAAATCATTAAATGGCTCCTTAAAAAG aCAATATTCTACAGATAGTCAACAatctggaaattatttacatagtAGTAGTCAAAAGGAGATGCAATTAAAACCgcaaaaattaacagaaaaattaatagaagtaGAAAAAACTGAAACTGGAAGT GTTAAATGGCAAGTGTACTCACATTACTTCAAGTCCATTGGATGGTTTTTATCGATAACAACTATCATAATGAATGCTGTTTACCAAGGATTTAGCATTGGTTCAAATGCTTGGCTCGGTCTGTGGTCAGATGATAACTTAACAgattatagtaataataatacattcgaTAGAGCAAAACAAGATATGTATCTTGGAGTGTATGGTGGACTTGGCCTTGGACAGG CGATGGCGAGTTTTTTCTGCGATTTGGCACCGCAGCTGGGCTGCTGGCTGGCTGCTCGCCAGATGCACATAGTGATGCTGCGTGCTGTGATGCGTGCTCCATTGACCTTCTTTGATACGACTCCTACTGGTCGTATTATCTCCAGGTTTGCTAAAGACGTCGACATACTGGACACATCTCTTCCTCAGCAAATTTCTGATAGCGTCTATTGCTTGTTCGAg GTTATAGCCACTCTGTTGGTTATAAGTGTTACCACACCAATATTTATAGCAGTAATAGTACCAATAGGTGTAATCTATTACTTTGTCCAACGATTATATGTTGCAAGTTCCCGACAGCTTAAACGTTTGGAATCTGTTTCAAGATCTCCTATATACTCTCATTTCAGTGAATCAGTGTCTG GGGCACAGATAATTAGAGCTTTTGGAGTACAAAAACGATTTATTCATGAATCTGAAAGTAAAGTGGATTTTAATCAAGTGTGCTATTATCCTAGCATAATTGCAAATAG atGGTTGGCAGTACGTCTGGAAATGgtgggaaatttaattatcttttttgCTGCATTTTTTGCTGTATCGAGTAGTAATATGGTATCTGGTTTAGTTGGATTATCTGTTACTTATGCCTTACAa GTTACTCAAACATTAAATTGGTTAGTGAGGATGACTTCTGATgttgaaacaaatattgtagcagtagaaagaataaaagaatatacagAAACTCCTCAAGAAGCAGCATGGAAAAATCCAAATTACACGCCGCCTAATGAATGGCCTATGCAGGGACTTGTCGAATTTAAAGATTACAAAGTTCGTTACAGGGAAGGCCTAGAACTTGTACTTCACGGAATAACATTTGCTGTTAAAGGAGGAGAAAAAGTCGGTATAGTTGGTAGAACCGGAGCTGGCAAGTCTTCTTTAACATTGGGCTTATTCAGAATAATAGAAGCAGCTGcaggaaaaatttatatcgatGATATTGATATTGCCAAATTGGGTCTTCATGATCTCAGATCTAGATTGACTATCATACCTCAAGATCCTGTATTATTCTCAGGAACTTTCAGAATGAACTTAGATCCTTTCAATAATCATACTGATGACGAAGTGTGGAGAGCTTTAGAACACGCGCATCTTAAATCTtttgtaaaaa ATTTGCCAAATGGTCTTTTACACGAAGTAACCGAAGGTGGAGACAATTTGAGTATAGGTCAACGACAATTAATATGTTTAGCAAGAGCATTACttcgaaaaacaaaagtaCTTATTCTTGACGAAGCAACAGCGTCAGTCGATCTAGAAACAGACGATTTAATTCAAAGAACAATTAGGCAAGAATTTAAAGATTGTACGGTTCTCACAATAGCTCACAGACTTAACACAATTCTTGATACAGACAG gATCATTGTCTTGGATAAGGGACTTATTGTGGAATTCGATTCCCCAGAAGCGTTACTTGGTAACCCATCTAGCGTATTCTATAGTATAGCTAAAGATGCAGGCCTTGcaacttaa
- the LOC128877461 gene encoding multidrug resistance-associated protein 1 isoform X1 yields the protein MENKTMDQFCGSKFWDEDLVWNTDDPDIPECFQKTILVWVPCAFLWVFSAIEVYYLINSKKKNVPYTWLFISKQILVVALIVLSMVDLENAISRSTSETVFSVDYCTPSIKIISFILAGILVVYNRKCGMQTSGLLFLFWFFLVLCGVVQYRSLLRLYINEGEASYSFVSYMIYYPLVVLLFLLNFLVDGEPKYSEYPRVERPCPEQKSSFPSKIFFSWFDSMAWQGFRKPLEATDLWSMNPEDSAGEIVPRFDKYWNKNTQKSNKVFWTCFSVQSTKASFRKASGHVDFNSGRKKRVSSVLLPLCRAFGSTFIFGALLKFVQDIMTFASPQILRLLIRFIDERETMWKGYFYAVLLLVTAILQTLILSQYFHRMFLVGLRMRTALIAAIYRKALRMSNSARKESTLGEIVNLMSVDAQRFMDLTAYINMIWSAPLQIIIALYFLWDILGPAVLAGLAVLLILIPINILITNRVKTLQIRQMKHKDERVKLMSEILNGIKVLKLYAWEPSFEEKVLKIRMKEIKVLKEAAYLNSGTSFIWSFAPFLVSLVSFATYVLIDDNNHLDSTIAFVSLSLFNILRFPLSVLPMMIGNMVQGYVSIKRINKFMNAEELDPNNVQHDPSEPHTLLIENGTFAWDMEVDEKPVLKNINIQVEQGQLVAVVGTVGSGKSSLISAFLGEMDKISGRVNTKGSIAYVSQQAWIQNASLQDNVLFGKPLHKSLYNRVVDACALGPDLKILPAGDQTEIGEKGINLSGGQKQRVALARAVYNDSDVYFLDDPLSAVDSHVGKHIFENVIGSSGLLKKKTRILVTHGITYLPEVDNIIVLKDGEITEIGSYKQLLEKRGAFAEFLVQHLQEVHADDGSEADLNEIKQQLESTIGSNELQQKLARGKSRVSESHSESGSIPDRKSLNGSLKRQYSTDSQQSGNYLHSSSQKEMQLKPQKLTEKLIEVEKTETGSVKWQVYSHYFKSIGWFLSITTIIMNAVYQGFSIGSNAWLGLWSDDNLTDYSNNNTFDRAKQDMYLGVYGGLGLGQGITVIGGALIMARGSIYASVHLFESMLRSVLHSPMLFFDKTPIGRILSRLGSDTEVIDNTLPTILRSWITCLFSVIATLLVISVTTPIFIAVIVPIGVIYYFVQRLYVASSRQLKRLESVSRSPIYSHFSESVSGAQIIRAFGVQKRFIHESESKVDFNQVCYYPSIIANRWLAVRLEMVGNLIIFFAAFFAVSSSNMVSGLVGLSVTYALQVTQTLNWLVRMTSDVETNIVAVERIKEYTETPQEAAWKNPNYTPPNEWPMQGLVEFKDYKVRYREGLELVLHGITFAVKGGEKVGIVGRTGAGKSSLTLGLFRIIEAAAGKIYIDDIDIAKLGLHDLRSRLTIIPQDPVLFSGTFRMNLDPFNNHTDDEVWRALEHAHLKSFVKNLPNGLLHEVTEGGDNLSIGQRQLICLARALLRKTKVLILDEATASVDLETDDLIQRTIRQEFKDCTVLTIAHRLNTILDTDRIIVLDKGLIVEFDSPEALLGNPSSVFYSIAKDAGLAT from the exons ATGGAGAATAAAACTATGGATCAATTTTGCGGTAGCAAATTTTGG GATGAAGATTTAGTATGGAATACGGATGATCCGGATATTCCAGAATGTTTTCAAAAGACTATACTAGTATGGGTACCCTGTGCATTTTTGTGGGTTTTCTCTGCGATAGAAGTTTATTATCttataaatagtaaaaaaaagaatgttccATATACAtggttatttatttcaaaacaaatactTGTAGTGGCTCTAATTGTACTTAGTATGGTTGACTTAGAAAATGCTATAAGTAGAAGTACTAGTGAAACCGTTTTTAGTGTTGACTATTGTACACcatctattaaaataatttctttt ATTCTAGCAGGTATATTAGTagtatataatagaaaatgtggAATGCAAACTTctggattattatttttattctggttttttcttgtattatgTGGAGTTGTTCAATACAGAAGTTTATTGAGGTTATACATCAACGAG GGAGAAGCATCATATTCCTTCGTATCATACATGATATATTACCCATTAGTGGTACTTTTATTCTTGTTGAACTTTTTAGTTGATGGAGAACCTAAGTATTCTGAATATCCAAgg gtAGAAAGACCATGTCCAGAGCAAAAATCTTCCTTtccttcaaaaatattttttagttggTTTGATTCAATGGCATGGCAAGGCTTTCGAAAACCTTTGGAAGCTACAGATTTATGGTCTATGAATCCAGAAGATTCAGCTGGTGAAATTGTACCaagattcgataaatattgGAATAAGAATACACAAAAAAGTAACAA AGTATTTTGGACTTGCTTTAG TGTACAAAGCACTAAGGCATCATTTAGAAAGGCATCCGGTCATGTTGATTTTAATAGTGGACGTAAAAAAAGAGTATCATCAGTTTTACTACCTCTTTGTAGAGCCTTTGGTTCTACTTTTATATTTGGTGCTCTACTTAAATTTGTCCAAGATATTATGACTTTTGCTAGTCCACAAATACTGAG actacTTATTCGTTTTATCGATGAACGTGAGACAATGTGGAAAGGCTATTTCTATGCAGTTTTGCTCCTAGTTACAGCTATTcttcaaacattaattttatctcaGTACTTTCACCGCATGTTCTTAGTTGGTTTGCGTATGCGTACTGCATTAATAGCTGCAATTTATCGAAAGGCATTGAGAATGTCTAATTCTGCAAGAAAAGAATCAACACTTGGAGAAATAGTGAACTTAATGTCTGTGGATGCGCAGAGATTTATGGACTTAACAGCATACATAAATATGATTTGGTCTGCACCTCTGCAAATAATTATAGCCTTATATTTTTTGTGGGATATATTAGGACCAGCTGTACTTGCCGGTTTAGCTGTTCTACTTATTcttattccaataaatatattaattacaaatagaGTGAAAACACTGCAAATCAGACAAATGAAACACAAAGATGAGAGAGTTAAGTTAATGAGTGAAATTCTCAATggtataaaagtattaaaattatatgcatGGGAACCTTCGTTTGAAGAAAAAGTACTGAAAATACGTATGAAAGAAATCAAAGTATTAAAAGAAGCAGCATATCTTAATTCTGGAACAAGTTTCATCTGGTCTTTTGCTCCCTTTTTA gTATCCTTAGTATCCTTTGCAACATATGTACTTATAGACGACAACAATCATTTAGATAGCACAATTGCTTTTGTTTCACTCAGTCTTTTTAATATCTTGAGGTTTCCTCTTTCTGTATTACCTATGATGATTGGTAACATGGTTCAG GGCTATGTGTCTATAAAACGTATTAACAAATTCATGAATGCAGAAGAATTGGATCCTAATAATGTTCAGCACGACCCATCCGAGC CACACacattattaattgaaaatggaacTTTCGCGTGGGATATGGAAGTTGATGAAAAAccagtattaaaaaatatcaatatacaaGTAGAACAGGGTCAGTTGGTAGCTGTTGTTGGTACAGTAGGATCTGGTAAAAGTTCTCTTATATCAGCATTTCTTggagagatggacaaaataaGTGGTAGAGttaatacaaaa GGTTCCATTGCATATGTATCTCAACAGGCATGGATACAAAATGCGTCGTTGCAAGATAATGTTTTGTTTGGGAAACCGCTTCATAAAAGCTTGTATAATCGTGTAGTCGACGCATGTGCGTTGGGtccagatttaaaaatattgcctGCAGGTGATCAAACTGAAATTGGAGAAAAGGGTATAAATTTATCTGGTGGACAAAAGCAAAGAGTAGCATTAGCAAGAGCAGTATACAATGAttctgacgtttattttttggaTGATCCATTAAGTGCAGTAGACTCACACGTTGGAAAAcacatatttgaaaatgtgaTCGGCAGTAGTGGTCTACTTAAGAAGAAAACAAGAATACTTGTTACACACGGCATTACTTATTTACCAGAGGTTGATAATATCATTGTACTTAAAGACGGCGAAATAACAGAAATTGGAAGTTACAAACAACTTTTAGAGAAAAGAGGAGCCTTTGCTGAATTTTTAGTGCAACATCTTCAAGAAG tGCATGCTGATGATGGCTCTGAAgctgatttaaatgaaattaagcaACAATTGGAATCAACGATAGGATCAAATGAACTGCAACAGAAATTAGCAAGGGGTAAATCAAGAGTATCGGAAAGTCACAGTGAGTCTGGTTCTATACCTGACAGGAAATCATTAAATGGCTCCTTAAAAAG aCAATATTCTACAGATAGTCAACAatctggaaattatttacatagtAGTAGTCAAAAGGAGATGCAATTAAAACCgcaaaaattaacagaaaaattaatagaagtaGAAAAAACTGAAACTGGAAGT GTTAAATGGCAAGTGTACTCACATTACTTCAAGTCCATTGGATGGTTTTTATCGATAACAACTATCATAATGAATGCTGTTTACCAAGGATTTAGCATTGGTTCAAATGCTTGGCTCGGTCTGTGGTCAGATGATAACTTAACAgattatagtaataataatacattcgaTAGAGCAAAACAAGATATGTATCTTGGAGTGTATGGTGGACTTGGCCTTGGACAGG GCATAACAGTGATTGGAGGAGCATTAATCATGGCGAGAGGATCAATATATGCTTCAGTGCATCTTTTCGAGAGTATGCTGAGAAGTGTTCTCCACAGCCCAATGTTGTTCTTTGACAAAACTCCAATCGGTCGAATTCTTAGTCGACTCGGTTCAGACACTGAAGTCATTGATAATACTCTACCAACAATACTGCGTTCTTGGATTACTTGCCTTTTTTCG GTTATAGCCACTCTGTTGGTTATAAGTGTTACCACACCAATATTTATAGCAGTAATAGTACCAATAGGTGTAATCTATTACTTTGTCCAACGATTATATGTTGCAAGTTCCCGACAGCTTAAACGTTTGGAATCTGTTTCAAGATCTCCTATATACTCTCATTTCAGTGAATCAGTGTCTG GGGCACAGATAATTAGAGCTTTTGGAGTACAAAAACGATTTATTCATGAATCTGAAAGTAAAGTGGATTTTAATCAAGTGTGCTATTATCCTAGCATAATTGCAAATAG atGGTTGGCAGTACGTCTGGAAATGgtgggaaatttaattatcttttttgCTGCATTTTTTGCTGTATCGAGTAGTAATATGGTATCTGGTTTAGTTGGATTATCTGTTACTTATGCCTTACAa GTTACTCAAACATTAAATTGGTTAGTGAGGATGACTTCTGATgttgaaacaaatattgtagcagtagaaagaataaaagaatatacagAAACTCCTCAAGAAGCAGCATGGAAAAATCCAAATTACACGCCGCCTAATGAATGGCCTATGCAGGGACTTGTCGAATTTAAAGATTACAAAGTTCGTTACAGGGAAGGCCTAGAACTTGTACTTCACGGAATAACATTTGCTGTTAAAGGAGGAGAAAAAGTCGGTATAGTTGGTAGAACCGGAGCTGGCAAGTCTTCTTTAACATTGGGCTTATTCAGAATAATAGAAGCAGCTGcaggaaaaatttatatcgatGATATTGATATTGCCAAATTGGGTCTTCATGATCTCAGATCTAGATTGACTATCATACCTCAAGATCCTGTATTATTCTCAGGAACTTTCAGAATGAACTTAGATCCTTTCAATAATCATACTGATGACGAAGTGTGGAGAGCTTTAGAACACGCGCATCTTAAATCTtttgtaaaaa ATTTGCCAAATGGTCTTTTACACGAAGTAACCGAAGGTGGAGACAATTTGAGTATAGGTCAACGACAATTAATATGTTTAGCAAGAGCATTACttcgaaaaacaaaagtaCTTATTCTTGACGAAGCAACAGCGTCAGTCGATCTAGAAACAGACGATTTAATTCAAAGAACAATTAGGCAAGAATTTAAAGATTGTACGGTTCTCACAATAGCTCACAGACTTAACACAATTCTTGATACAGACAG gATCATTGTCTTGGATAAGGGACTTATTGTGGAATTCGATTCCCCAGAAGCGTTACTTGGTAACCCATCTAGCGTATTCTATAGTATAGCTAAAGATGCAGGCCTTGcaacttaa